The Episyrphus balteatus chromosome 4, idEpiBalt1.1, whole genome shotgun sequence genome includes a window with the following:
- the LOC129918126 gene encoding protein strawberry notch isoform X7, giving the protein MEKKSTLSKRNKKTTLKKAIDFGDDDVDDSSGSDFDDDDDPDKIEVPGGGRDLQTAVTYAKNSSHNNKNSLLLSSATSSTLSSSTASASTTKTMAQSANTKINTVGMAGFGNLLAPSTATSAVRQQPAAPQPMAQDPMSRINQYVLQNIQALLAANPSFLTSGIPNKLLSQMWMQAPMKTNQAAEEEEADFEEMGVAETYAEYWPAKLKLGKKHPDPVVETASLSSVEPCDVYYKLSIPQETIQSGQLSALQLESITYASQAHDHLLADGSRAGFLIGDGAGVGKGRTIAGIIFENYQKGRKKALWISVSNDLKYDAERDLSDIGAGKIDVHALNKFKYAKISSDVNNNCKRGVIFSTYSALIGESNNKTGKYKSRLKQLLQWCGEDFDGLIVFDECHKAKNLCPVGSGKPTKTGSTVLELQNKLPKARVVYASATGASEPKNMAYMVRLGIWGQGTAFPTFNDFIMAVEKRGIGAMEIVAMDMKLRGMYIARQLSFHGVTFKIEEVPLSSDFRKIYDDSVELWVEAMQKFTEAAELIDAESRMKKTMWGQFWSSHQRFFKYLCIAAKVNHAVQVAREAIKYGKCVVIGLQSTGEARTLEQLEREEGELSDFVSTAKGVFQSLVEKHFPAPDRNRINRILGLGSNKKSIQSIIEESKKETAAAASTSKRKASARAAAGKAAAKKARRRSSSGDEFDQNSDDSDFKIMSASESEESDHGSDSGQSSDFNPFYSGSDSDADPWVNSRKKKKPKEKAAAASATATKKKPTSTQDKIQELLQKKQEQKNTVTQVGVHGIKMNYGPPPKDAIERACSMKEELLRKIDRLGDKLPPNTLDQLIDELGGPENVAEMTGRKGRVVQSDDGSIQYESRSEQDVPLETLNLTEKQRFMDGEKDVAIISEAASSGISLQSDRRVRNQRRRVHITLELPWSADRAIQQFGRTHRSNQVNAPEYIFLISDLAGERRFASTVAKRLESLGALTHGDRRATETRDLSQFNIDNKYGRTALETVMKTIMGYESPLVPPPTDYKGDFFKDIAGALVGVGIIVNSESNPGVLSLDKDYNNISKFLNRILGMPVELQNRLFKYFTDTLNAIISQAKKGGRFDLGILDLGAAGENVTRVKLLKFIRKHATGTAPTELHTVRVERGMIWQEALDKYADLISEKEGFYLSHQLRNNKRTAILAIEIEAITPQQQQKKKGDTKPSKKDIMFQVYRPNTGLQVRPESLAEIEKKYKKVTVEEAETHWTQQYDASVNTCSHAYWNGNCRNVNIGQECEVGLRQRLYTVLAGSVLSVWSRVENILSMRSAINNKMQVIRLKTTEGEKIVGTLIPKTCSELLVQDLKSDAEKVEETSFSKA; this is encoded by the exons atggagaaaaaatCCACATTGTCgaagagaaataaaaaa aCAACTTTAAAGAAAGCAATCGACTTTGGTGATGATGACGTTGACGATTCGTCTGGTTCAGATTTCGATGATGACGATGACCCAGATAAAATAGAAGTACCAG gtgGCGGTCGTGATCTCCAGACAGCTGTTACATACGCTAAAAATAGCTCCCATAATAACAAGAACTCTTTGCTGTTATCATCGGCAACATCATCAACTCTATCATCATCAACAGCATCAGCGAGTACAACCAAAACAATGGCTCAAAGTGccaatacaaaaattaacacaG TGGGTATGGCCGGATTTGGCAATTTGCTTGCTCCATCTACAGCCACATCAGCTGTGAGACAACAGCCAGCTGCACCCCAGCCAATGGCTCAAGATCCGATGTCACGTATAAATCAATACGTCTTGCAAAACATCCAAGCTTTGTTAGCAGCAAATCCAAGCTTTCTAACAAGTGGAATTCCCAATAAGCTATTATCTCAAATGTGGATGCAGGCTCCAATGAAG ACCAATCAAGCTGCCGAAGAAGAAGAGGCTGATTTTGAGGAAATGGGTGTTGCTGAGACATATGCCGAATATTGGCCCGCAAAGT TAAAATTGGGTAAAAAACATCCAGATCCTGTAGTTGAAACGGCCTCACTATCATCCGTCGAGCCATGTGATGTGTATTACAAATTATCCATTCCACAGGAGACCATCCAAAGTGGTCAACTGAGTGCTTTGCAATTAGAATCTATAACTTATGCATCTCAAGCACATGATCATCTATTGGCCGATGGTAGCCGAGCTGGATTTTTAATTG GCGATGGTGCTGGTGTGGGAAAAGGTCGAACTATCGCTGGAATAATATTTGAAAACTACCAAAAGGGCCGCAAGAAGGCTCTATGGATCTCAGTCTCAAATGACCTGAAATACGATGCGGAACGTGATCTTTCTGATATAGGAGCTGGTAAAATTGATGTACATGCATTGAATAAG ttcaaatatgcaaaaatcTCATCAGATGTCAACAACAATTGCAAGCGTGGAGTTATATTCAGTACATATTCTGCATTGATAGGGGAATCGAATAACAAGACTGGAAAATATAAGTCACGCTTAAAGCAATTACTTCAATGGTGTGGCGAAGACTTTGATGGACTTATTGTATTTGATGAGTGTCACAAAGCTAAGAATTTATGTCCGGTGGGTTCTGGAAAGCCAACAAAGACAGGTTCAACTGTGTTAGAATTACAAAATAAGCTGCCAAAAGCGAGAGTTGTCTATGCATCTGCTACGGGTGCATCTGAGCCAAAGAATATGGCTTATATGGTCCGCTTGGGTATTTGGGGTCAAGGCACAGCTTTCCCAACTTTCAATGATTTTATCATGGCTGTTGAAAAGAG AGGAATCGGCGCTATGGAAATTGTGGCTATGGACATGAAACTCCGAGGAATGTACATTGCTCGACAGCTTAGTTTCCATGGAGTAACATTCAAAATAGAAGAAGTTCCATTATCAAGTGATTTCCGAAAAATCTATGATGATTCTGTTGAATTG TGGGTTGAAGCTATGCAAAAGTTTACTGAAGCTGCTGAACTCATCGATGCCGAAAGTCGCATGAAAAAAACAATGTGGGGTCAATTTTGGTCATCGCATCAGCGTTTCTTCAAATACCTTTGTATTGCTGCAAAAGTAAATCATGCCGTTCAAGTAGCACGAGAAGCCATCAAATATGGCAAATGTGTTGTTATTGGTTTGCAATCAACTGGAGAAGCCAGAACTTTAGAGCAATTGGAGAGAGAAGAAGGTGAACTGAGCGATTTTGTATCAACTGCTAA AGGTGTTTTCCAATCGCTGGTAGAAAAACATTTTCCAGCTCCAGATAGAAATCGAATAAATCGCATCCTAGGACTAGGATCCAATAAGAAAAGCATCCAATCGATAATCGAGGAGAGTAAAAAAGAGACAGCAGCTGCTGCATCGACTTCAAAGCGAAAAGCCAGTGCCCGGGCGGCAGCTGGAAAAGCAGCGGCCAAAAAAGCTCGTCGACGTTCATCGAGTGGCGATGAATTCGATCAGAATTCCGATGATTCTGACTTTAAGATAATGTCTGCTTCGGAATCAGAAGAATCCGACCATGGATCGGATAGTGGACAGAGCAGTGACTTCAATCCATTCTATTCGGGCAGTGACAGTGATGCCGACCCATGGGTCAATTCACGAAAGAAAAAGAAGCCGAAAGAGAAAGCTGCAGCAGCATCAGCGACTGCAACTAAGAAAAAACCCACTTCCACCCAAGACAAAATCCAAGAGCTGCTGCAAAAGaagcaagaacagaaaaatACCGTCACCCAGGTGGGGGTGCATGGTATCAAAATGAATTACGGTCCACCACCCAAGGACGCTATTGAAAGAGCTTGTAGTATGAAAGAGGAGTTATTGCGAAAGATCGACCGACTCGGAGACAAACTTCCACCGAATACTCTGGATCAATTGATCGATGAGCTGGGTGGGCCAGAGAATGTTGCTGAAATGACTGGCCGCAAAGGTCGAGTTGTTCAGTCCGATGATGGTTCAATTCAATATGAATCCCGTTCAGAGCAGGATGTTCCCCTGGAAACGCTTAATTTGACTGAAAAACAACGCTTCATGGACGGCGAGAAGGATGTGGCAATAATTTCCGAAGCCGCATCAAGTGGTATATCTTTGCAAAGCGATAGAAGAGTGCGCAATCAACGCCGACGTGTACACATCACATTAGAACTGCCTTGGTCGGCCGATCGGGCAATCCAACAATTTGGGCGAACACATCGTTCGAATCAGGTTAATGCACCCGAGTACATATTCTTGATCTCAGACTTGGCCGGAGAGAGAAGATTTGCCTCGACTGTTGCCAAACGTTTAGAATCATTAGGAGCCCTGACCCATGGTGATAGACGTGCCACTGAAACAAGAGATTTATCACAGTTCAATATTGACAACAAGTATGGACGAACTGCATTAGAAACTGTCATGAAAACGATAATGGGTTATGAGTCTCCACTTGTCCCACCACCCACCGATTACAAAGGAGATTTCTTTAAAGACATTGCCGGAGCACTTGTTGGTGTTGGTATCATTGTTAATAGTGAATCGAATCCGGGTGTCCTGAGTCTGGATAAGGATTACAATAACATATCGAAGTTCTTGAATAGAATTCTGGGAATGCCTGTAGAACTTCAAAATCGTTTGTTTAAGTACTTTACTGATACACTTAATGCGATTATTAGTCAGGCTAAGAAAGGTGGACGTTTTGATTTGGGTATTCTAG aTCTGGGTGCTGCCGGTGAAAATGTTACCCGAGTTAAACTCTTGAAATTCATCCGTAAGCATGCTACCGGAACTGCCCCAACTGAATTACATACCGTTCGTGTAGAACGCGGAATGATTTGGCAGGAGGCTCTCGACAA GTATGCCGATCTTATCAGTGAAAAAGAAGGATTCTACTTATCACACCAATTGCGCAATAATAAGCGAACAGCAATCCTTGCGATTGAAATTGAGGCAATCACACCCCAACAGCAGCAGAAGAAGAAAGGGGACACCAAACCAAGTAAGAAGGATATAATGTTCCAGGTTTACCGTCCCAATACTGGTCTACAAGTTCGACCAGAATCTTTGGCCGAAATTGAGAAGAAGTACAAGAAAGTCACAGTGGAGGAGGCTGAAACCCACTGGACGCAGCAATATGATGCGTCGGTAAATACCTGTTCCCATGCTTATTGGAATGGCAATTGTAGAAATGTAAATATAGGCCAGGAGTGTGAG GTCGGCTTGCGACAGCGTCTATACACAGTCTTGGCTGGTTCTGTACTCTCGGTATGGTCTCGTGTAGAGAATATTCTTTCAATGCGAAGTGCGATAAACAACAAGATGCAAGTTATTCGATTGAAAACCACCGAAGGAGAAAAAATTGTTGGAACGCTTATACCAAAAACCTGCTCCGAATTACTCGTCCAAGACTTAAAGTCTGACGCTGAAAAAGTTGAGGAGACATCCTTTTCAAAGGCTTAG
- the LOC129918126 gene encoding protein strawberry notch isoform X4, with amino-acid sequence MEKKSTLSKRNKKTTLKKAIDFGDDDVDDSSGSDFDDDDDPDKIEVPGGGRDLQTAVTYAKNSSHNNKNSLLLSSATSSTLSSSTASASTTKTMAQSANTKINTAGMSYLGGGLLGSAAAAGGSSSTGGGITGMNMNSAQLMNMAYGSGLPSYYQNNSMASILAQMGMAGFGNLLAPSTATSAVRQQPAAPQPMAQDPMSRINQYVLQNIQALLAANPSFLTSGIPNKLLSQMWMQAPMKTNQAAEEEEADFEEMGVAETYAEYWPAKLKLGKKHPDPVVETASLSSVEPCDVYYKLSIPQETIQSGQLSALQLESITYASQAHDHLLADGSRAGFLIGDGAGVGKGRTIAGIIFENYQKGRKKALWISVSNDLKYDAERDLSDIGAGKIDVHALNKFKYAKISSDVNNNCKRGVIFSTYSALIGESNNKTGKYKSRLKQLLQWCGEDFDGLIVFDECHKAKNLCPVGSGKPTKTGSTVLELQNKLPKARVVYASATGASEPKNMAYMVRLGIWGQGTAFPTFNDFIMAVEKRGIGAMEIVAMDMKLRGMYIARQLSFHGVTFKIEEVPLSSDFRKIYDDSVELWVEAMQKFTEAAELIDAESRMKKTMWGQFWSSHQRFFKYLCIAAKVNHAVQVAREAIKYGKCVVIGLQSTGEARTLEQLEREEGELSDFVSTAKGVFQSLVEKHFPAPDRNRINRILGLGSNKKSIQSIIEESKKETAAAASTSKRKASARAAAGKAAAKKARRRSSSGDEFDQNSDDSDFKIMSASESEESDHGSDSGQSSDFNPFYSGSDSDADPWVNSRKKKKPKEKAAAASATATKKKPTSTQDKIQELLQKKQEQKNTVTQVGVHGIKMNYGPPPKDAIERACSMKEELLRKIDRLGDKLPPNTLDQLIDELGGPENVAEMTGRKGRVVQSDDGSIQYESRSEQDVPLETLNLTEKQRFMDGEKDVAIISEAASSGISLQSDRRVRNQRRRVHITLELPWSADRAIQQFGRTHRSNQVNAPEYIFLISDLAGERRFASTVAKRLESLGALTHGDRRATETRDLSQFNIDNKYGRTALETVMKTIMGYESPLVPPPTDYKGDFFKDIAGALVGVGIIVNSESNPGVLSLDKDYNNISKFLNRILGMPVELQNRLFKYFTDTLNAIISQAKKGGRFDLGILDLGAAGENVTRVKLLKFIRKHATGTAPTELHTVRVERGMIWQEALDKYADLISEKEGFYLSHQLRNNKRTAILAIEIEAITPQQQQKKKGDTKPSKKDIMFQVYRPNTGLQVRPESLAEIEKKYKKVTVEEAETHWTQQYDASVNTCSHAYWNGNCRNVNIGQECEVGLRQRLYTVLAGSVLSVWSRVENILSMRSAINNKMQVIRLKTTEGEKIVGTLIPKTCSELLVQDLKSDAEKVEETSFSKA; translated from the exons atggagaaaaaatCCACATTGTCgaagagaaataaaaaa aCAACTTTAAAGAAAGCAATCGACTTTGGTGATGATGACGTTGACGATTCGTCTGGTTCAGATTTCGATGATGACGATGACCCAGATAAAATAGAAGTACCAG gtgGCGGTCGTGATCTCCAGACAGCTGTTACATACGCTAAAAATAGCTCCCATAATAACAAGAACTCTTTGCTGTTATCATCGGCAACATCATCAACTCTATCATCATCAACAGCATCAGCGAGTACAACCAAAACAATGGCTCAAAGTGccaatacaaaaattaacacaG CTGGAATGTCCTATCTTGGTGGTGGACTACTTGGCAGTGCTGCTGCCGCCGGTGGAAGTAGTAGCACTGGCGGTGGTATTACTGGGATGAATATGAACTCTGCCCAGTTGATGAACATGGCATATGGCAGCGGGCTGCCATcatattatcaaaacaattcaaTGGCGTCTATATTGGCGCAGA TGGGTATGGCCGGATTTGGCAATTTGCTTGCTCCATCTACAGCCACATCAGCTGTGAGACAACAGCCAGCTGCACCCCAGCCAATGGCTCAAGATCCGATGTCACGTATAAATCAATACGTCTTGCAAAACATCCAAGCTTTGTTAGCAGCAAATCCAAGCTTTCTAACAAGTGGAATTCCCAATAAGCTATTATCTCAAATGTGGATGCAGGCTCCAATGAAG ACCAATCAAGCTGCCGAAGAAGAAGAGGCTGATTTTGAGGAAATGGGTGTTGCTGAGACATATGCCGAATATTGGCCCGCAAAGT TAAAATTGGGTAAAAAACATCCAGATCCTGTAGTTGAAACGGCCTCACTATCATCCGTCGAGCCATGTGATGTGTATTACAAATTATCCATTCCACAGGAGACCATCCAAAGTGGTCAACTGAGTGCTTTGCAATTAGAATCTATAACTTATGCATCTCAAGCACATGATCATCTATTGGCCGATGGTAGCCGAGCTGGATTTTTAATTG GCGATGGTGCTGGTGTGGGAAAAGGTCGAACTATCGCTGGAATAATATTTGAAAACTACCAAAAGGGCCGCAAGAAGGCTCTATGGATCTCAGTCTCAAATGACCTGAAATACGATGCGGAACGTGATCTTTCTGATATAGGAGCTGGTAAAATTGATGTACATGCATTGAATAAG ttcaaatatgcaaaaatcTCATCAGATGTCAACAACAATTGCAAGCGTGGAGTTATATTCAGTACATATTCTGCATTGATAGGGGAATCGAATAACAAGACTGGAAAATATAAGTCACGCTTAAAGCAATTACTTCAATGGTGTGGCGAAGACTTTGATGGACTTATTGTATTTGATGAGTGTCACAAAGCTAAGAATTTATGTCCGGTGGGTTCTGGAAAGCCAACAAAGACAGGTTCAACTGTGTTAGAATTACAAAATAAGCTGCCAAAAGCGAGAGTTGTCTATGCATCTGCTACGGGTGCATCTGAGCCAAAGAATATGGCTTATATGGTCCGCTTGGGTATTTGGGGTCAAGGCACAGCTTTCCCAACTTTCAATGATTTTATCATGGCTGTTGAAAAGAG AGGAATCGGCGCTATGGAAATTGTGGCTATGGACATGAAACTCCGAGGAATGTACATTGCTCGACAGCTTAGTTTCCATGGAGTAACATTCAAAATAGAAGAAGTTCCATTATCAAGTGATTTCCGAAAAATCTATGATGATTCTGTTGAATTG TGGGTTGAAGCTATGCAAAAGTTTACTGAAGCTGCTGAACTCATCGATGCCGAAAGTCGCATGAAAAAAACAATGTGGGGTCAATTTTGGTCATCGCATCAGCGTTTCTTCAAATACCTTTGTATTGCTGCAAAAGTAAATCATGCCGTTCAAGTAGCACGAGAAGCCATCAAATATGGCAAATGTGTTGTTATTGGTTTGCAATCAACTGGAGAAGCCAGAACTTTAGAGCAATTGGAGAGAGAAGAAGGTGAACTGAGCGATTTTGTATCAACTGCTAA AGGTGTTTTCCAATCGCTGGTAGAAAAACATTTTCCAGCTCCAGATAGAAATCGAATAAATCGCATCCTAGGACTAGGATCCAATAAGAAAAGCATCCAATCGATAATCGAGGAGAGTAAAAAAGAGACAGCAGCTGCTGCATCGACTTCAAAGCGAAAAGCCAGTGCCCGGGCGGCAGCTGGAAAAGCAGCGGCCAAAAAAGCTCGTCGACGTTCATCGAGTGGCGATGAATTCGATCAGAATTCCGATGATTCTGACTTTAAGATAATGTCTGCTTCGGAATCAGAAGAATCCGACCATGGATCGGATAGTGGACAGAGCAGTGACTTCAATCCATTCTATTCGGGCAGTGACAGTGATGCCGACCCATGGGTCAATTCACGAAAGAAAAAGAAGCCGAAAGAGAAAGCTGCAGCAGCATCAGCGACTGCAACTAAGAAAAAACCCACTTCCACCCAAGACAAAATCCAAGAGCTGCTGCAAAAGaagcaagaacagaaaaatACCGTCACCCAGGTGGGGGTGCATGGTATCAAAATGAATTACGGTCCACCACCCAAGGACGCTATTGAAAGAGCTTGTAGTATGAAAGAGGAGTTATTGCGAAAGATCGACCGACTCGGAGACAAACTTCCACCGAATACTCTGGATCAATTGATCGATGAGCTGGGTGGGCCAGAGAATGTTGCTGAAATGACTGGCCGCAAAGGTCGAGTTGTTCAGTCCGATGATGGTTCAATTCAATATGAATCCCGTTCAGAGCAGGATGTTCCCCTGGAAACGCTTAATTTGACTGAAAAACAACGCTTCATGGACGGCGAGAAGGATGTGGCAATAATTTCCGAAGCCGCATCAAGTGGTATATCTTTGCAAAGCGATAGAAGAGTGCGCAATCAACGCCGACGTGTACACATCACATTAGAACTGCCTTGGTCGGCCGATCGGGCAATCCAACAATTTGGGCGAACACATCGTTCGAATCAGGTTAATGCACCCGAGTACATATTCTTGATCTCAGACTTGGCCGGAGAGAGAAGATTTGCCTCGACTGTTGCCAAACGTTTAGAATCATTAGGAGCCCTGACCCATGGTGATAGACGTGCCACTGAAACAAGAGATTTATCACAGTTCAATATTGACAACAAGTATGGACGAACTGCATTAGAAACTGTCATGAAAACGATAATGGGTTATGAGTCTCCACTTGTCCCACCACCCACCGATTACAAAGGAGATTTCTTTAAAGACATTGCCGGAGCACTTGTTGGTGTTGGTATCATTGTTAATAGTGAATCGAATCCGGGTGTCCTGAGTCTGGATAAGGATTACAATAACATATCGAAGTTCTTGAATAGAATTCTGGGAATGCCTGTAGAACTTCAAAATCGTTTGTTTAAGTACTTTACTGATACACTTAATGCGATTATTAGTCAGGCTAAGAAAGGTGGACGTTTTGATTTGGGTATTCTAG aTCTGGGTGCTGCCGGTGAAAATGTTACCCGAGTTAAACTCTTGAAATTCATCCGTAAGCATGCTACCGGAACTGCCCCAACTGAATTACATACCGTTCGTGTAGAACGCGGAATGATTTGGCAGGAGGCTCTCGACAA GTATGCCGATCTTATCAGTGAAAAAGAAGGATTCTACTTATCACACCAATTGCGCAATAATAAGCGAACAGCAATCCTTGCGATTGAAATTGAGGCAATCACACCCCAACAGCAGCAGAAGAAGAAAGGGGACACCAAACCAAGTAAGAAGGATATAATGTTCCAGGTTTACCGTCCCAATACTGGTCTACAAGTTCGACCAGAATCTTTGGCCGAAATTGAGAAGAAGTACAAGAAAGTCACAGTGGAGGAGGCTGAAACCCACTGGACGCAGCAATATGATGCGTCGGTAAATACCTGTTCCCATGCTTATTGGAATGGCAATTGTAGAAATGTAAATATAGGCCAGGAGTGTGAG GTCGGCTTGCGACAGCGTCTATACACAGTCTTGGCTGGTTCTGTACTCTCGGTATGGTCTCGTGTAGAGAATATTCTTTCAATGCGAAGTGCGATAAACAACAAGATGCAAGTTATTCGATTGAAAACCACCGAAGGAGAAAAAATTGTTGGAACGCTTATACCAAAAACCTGCTCCGAATTACTCGTCCAAGACTTAAAGTCTGACGCTGAAAAAGTTGAGGAGACATCCTTTTCAAAGGCTTAG